The proteins below come from a single Sorghum bicolor cultivar BTx623 chromosome 4, Sorghum_bicolor_NCBIv3, whole genome shotgun sequence genomic window:
- the LOC8064236 gene encoding E3 ubiquitin-protein ligase PUB23: protein MEVSSSSAAAEVPHYFLCPISLEVMRDPVTLATGITYDRASIERWLFADGHATCPVTRRALAPAEMDATPNHTLRRLIQAWCAAHQVERFPTPRPPLDSCRVAALLDEGRHGGDRQAAAALREIKAVVAESERNRRCVEATPGAVDFLASLVAKHSSKRASSQQDAADDFVLDSPTSTSSPAEDALGVLYSLKPSERSLAQILERDADFLDTLACVLRRPSYRSRAYGILLLKAITAVMTPARLMTVSADLVQEVVRVVSDRVSSKAVRAALHVLCRLCPWGRNRVKAVEAGAVATLVELLLDEGGRRVTELAVVAIDHLCGCAEGRSELVAHPAGLAVVSKKVMRVSVVATESAVRALHAVARHSPTPSVLQDMLAVGVVAKLLLVLQVNAGDRAGIRAKDMLKTHARVWKDSPCLQRDSYPC from the coding sequence ATGGAGGTCTCGTcgtcctcggcggcggcggaggtccCCCACTATTTTCTCTGCCCGATCTCGCTGGAGGTGATGCGTGACCCGGTCACGCTCGCCACCGGCATCACCTACGACCGCGCCAGCATCGAGCGCTGGCTCTTCGCCGACGGCCACGCCACCTGCCCCGTCACGCGCCGCGCGCTGGCGCCCGCCGAGATGGACGCCACGCCCAACCACACGCTGCGCCGCCTCATCCAGGCCTGGTGCGCCGCGCACCAGGTCGAGCGCTTCCCCACGCCGCGCCCGCCGCTCGACTCGTGCCGCGTCGCCGCGCTCCTCGACGAAGGACGACACGGCGGGGACCGCCAGGCGGCAGCCGCGCTCAGGGAGATCAAGGCCGTCGTCGCAGAGAGCGAGCGCAACAGGCGCTGCGTCGAGGCCACGCCAGGCGCCGTCGACTTCCTCGCCTCACTTGTCGCGAAGCACTCATCCAAGCGCGCCAGCAGCCAGCAAGACGCCGCAGACGACTTCGTGCTGGATTCTCCGACCTCCACGAGCTCGCCGGCGGAGGACGCGCTCGGCGTCCTCTACTCGCTGAAGCCGTCTGAGCGGAGCCTTGCCCAGATCTTGGAACGGGACGCCGACTTCCTCGACACGCTGGCGTGCGTCCTGCGCCGCCCGAGCTACCGGTCGCGCGCCTACGGCATCCTTCTCCTCAAGGCGATAACGGCGGTCATGACGCCGGCGCGGCTCATGACGGTGAGCGCCGACCTGGTGCAGGAGGTGGTGCGCGTGGTCTCGGATCGGGTGTCCTCCAAGGCTGTACGGGCGGCGCTGCACGTGCTGTGCCGCCTCTGCCCCTGGGGCCGGAACCGCGTCAAGGCCGTCGAGGCCGGCGCCGTGGCCACGCTGGTCGAGCTGCTCCTCGACGAGGGTGGCCGCCGCGTCACCGAGCTAGCCGTCGTGGCCATCGACCACCTCTGCGGCTGCGCGGAGGGCCGGTCGGAGCTGGTCGCGCACCCGGCGGGGCTGGCCGTCGTGTCCAAGAAGGTCATGCGGGTGTCCGTAGTCGCCACCGAGAGCGCCGTGCGCGCGCTCCACGCCGTGGCCAGGCATTCGCCGACGCCCTCCGTGCTGCAGGATATGCTCGCCGTCGGTGTGGTGGCAAAACTGCTGCTAGTGCTGCAGGTCAATGCCGGCGATAGGGCCGGTATCAGGGCAAAGGACATGCTAAAGACACACGCTAGGGTTTGGAAGGACTCGCCATGCCTCCAAAGGGATTCTTACCCTTGCTGA